The segment AGTTCCCATCCTTCGGATTTGGCTTGCCGCGCAGCTCATCTATCAATCTACCTCCCAGATATGACCGCCAGACGCGGTTGGGCAGACATTTGAGTGGCGAATTTATCTTCCTCATATCCTCTCCTCCCTCTTATATCTCCCTCAGATCGACCTCCATCGTGTCCAGATCGAGGATCGCTACGGTGGACCGACCCTTAAGCCATCCGCCCGCCTCACCCGGGTTGATCAGGAGCGTCTCGCCGATCCTTCTCACCTCCGGGACATGTGTGTGGCCGTAGATCACGACATCATACCGTCCGCTTTCGGCGATCGTCTCGACGAGGGCATCCTTGTGGGTCAGGAATATCCTCCTGCCTGAGACCTCGACCTCGACGTAATCCTCTGAGATCTCCCCTATCCCCTCGAATCTGGCCCTCAGGCCGAACTTTTCGCCGTCGTTATTGCCGAACACCCCTATAAGCTTACATCTAAGTTTCCCGAAAGGACCCGCGGTAAAGGGCGAGATGAAATCGCCGGCGTGCAACACCATTCCGACCTCCTCGTCGTTGAACAGCTCCACAGCCTTTTCGATCTTAGGTATATTGTCGTGGGTATCGGATATAACCCCTATCTTCACGCCTCACCACCTCCGTTCTCATCATTTGAGCGTCCGGATAATTATCGCTTGAAAGGCCTCTCAGGTCAAGTCGAGTCTGCGTGGTTGACGTGGAAATTGACCTGCCCTATAATTATTCCCGACAAAAATCAGATGAGGGTGGAGGCGCTATGATTTGTCTCTTGGCATCGGCGTTAACGGTTGACATCGGAGACGTTTCGGACGAGCGTTGGGTGTATCCGCTATGTCGACCGCTCGATGTGAGTGAAAACGGGCCGTTTGTGGCATTACCGGACGGGAACCTGCTGACGGTGGGCGGTGAGGGAATGCGGATAAGCTCGGATGACGGAAAGACCTGGTCGCCGCCGCATCCCGTCTGTCCCGGCATCAACGATAGGGAACCGGGTTCCCATTACCTTTTGCGAACCGAGAACGGCGTTCTCGTCATGGTCTACCTGGATTTCACCACTTACAGGTTTAGCTGGGACGATAAGGTGGGCGAGCCGAAGGAGGACTGTCGACTGGAGCTGTGGGCTATCCGCAGCCTGGATGGTGGAAGAAACTGGGTTGATAAACAGAGGCTTCTGGACGGTTACAACGCTAACTTCTTCGGTTTCATCCAAACGAGTGCGGGCCGGCTCGTGGTCGTCGCCGAACATCTTGTGAGCGATCCGGGCAGATGGGTCGTGTGCTCTTTCATCTCAGATGACGAGGGCAAGACGTGGAAACGGAACAATTTCATCGATCTGGGCGGGCATGGACATCATGACGGGGCGACGGAGCCGACCGTCGCCGAGCTGAGTGACGGGCGCTTGCTCATGTTCATCCGAACAAATCTCGACCGTTTCTGGCAGGCGATATCGGAAGACGGCGGAAGATATTGGCGTATCATCCAGCCGAGCCGGATAGATGCCAGTAGTTCTCCCGGATATCTGATTCGACTGCATAGCGGCCGACTTGTGCTGGTTTGGAATCGCCTGAATCCCGAAGGGCGCGTTTTCCCCAGATCCAAACCCGGCCCGGCATCGGAGATGCCGGCATCCTGGCATCGGGAGGAGCTGTCCATTGCCTTCTCCGAGGATGACGGAAGAAACTGGACGAAACCTGTCGTCATCGCCCGACAGAAAGGGGGACAGCTGAGTTATCCTTATCTTTTCGAACGCCGCCCCGGCGAGCTGTGGATCATCGTTGGATTCGCCTTCCGTAAGGGGTGGAAGGATCCACTGCCGCTCCGGCTTAAGCTGAACGAGGATGAGTTTATACGGGCTGTGAAGGGATAACATCATGACATCGAGGAGATGTAAAGGGCTTCGCCCGCCTTGGCAGTAACTTAACGCATGTAATGGAGCGATACCATGGGATCTAAAATCTGGAAAGGCTGGGAGGAATACCAGGTCATCATGTGGAGCACAGGTGCTCCTAAGGAGTTATCAACCTGGTTTGAACGGCTGAAAGAGATGGGATGCACGGCTGAAGAGTGTTATCGAGACCGTGACCCGACTCCGTTTGTCCGATACCGTTTCGGATTCTACGTTGAGAACCTTGTCCCCGAACTGGCGTATCTCCATTCCCGTCGGAAATTATATGACGAGGATTTCCGTAACTACACCTCCACTCAAGATAGGCGTTTTCTCGTGCGTAGGCCGTGCCTACATGATCCGGATTTCTGGAAGGAGATAAAACCACGGCTTCAGGAGCTAGTGCGCCCCTATGTATCCCATGACCCGCTGCTCTATAACCTCCAGGATGAGCTCTCCATCGGTTCATTCGCATCGCCGATGGATTACTGCTTCGGACCACACACCCTACGTGAGTTCCGCCGATGGCTCAGGGAGAGATATGGGGCGCTTGAGGCGCTGAATCGGGAATGGGAGACTCAATTCGCCTCGTGGGACGAGGTCGAACCGATGACCACCTATCAGATCAAGAGGAGAGAGCGAGAAGCATTGGCCGAGGGACAACTGGAAAACTACGCTCCCTGGGCTGATCACAGGGAGTTCATGGATCTATCCTTTGCCCGCACGCTGGCCCGGCTTCGGGAGTTCATCCGCGAGCTGGATCCGACCACGCCTGTTGGGATAGAAGGCACACAGATGCCCAGCGCCTGGGGCGGTTATGATCTGTGGAGACTGTCACAGGTCATCGATTGGGTAGAACCCTACGATATCGCCAACAGCCGCGAAATATTCCGCTCCTTCCTGCCATCTGATGCACCGGTGGTGTCAACGGTGTTCGGAAGCGATATGCCCCGGATCAGACGAAAGCTCTGGTGGCTACTCCTACACGGAGATCGGGGCT is part of the Candidatus Poribacteria bacterium genome and harbors:
- a CDS encoding metallophosphoesterase gives rise to the protein MKIGVISDTHDNIPKIEKAVELFNDEEVGMVLHAGDFISPFTAGPFGKLRCKLIGVFGNNDGEKFGLRARFEGIGEISEDYVEVEVSGRRIFLTHKDALVETIAESGRYDVVIYGHTHVPEVRRIGETLLINPGEAGGWLKGRSTVAILDLDTMEVDLREI
- a CDS encoding exo-alpha-sialidase produces the protein MICLLASALTVDIGDVSDERWVYPLCRPLDVSENGPFVALPDGNLLTVGGEGMRISSDDGKTWSPPHPVCPGINDREPGSHYLLRTENGVLVMVYLDFTTYRFSWDDKVGEPKEDCRLELWAIRSLDGGRNWVDKQRLLDGYNANFFGFIQTSAGRLVVVAEHLVSDPGRWVVCSFISDDEGKTWKRNNFIDLGGHGHHDGATEPTVAELSDGRLLMFIRTNLDRFWQAISEDGGRYWRIIQPSRIDASSSPGYLIRLHSGRLVLVWNRLNPEGRVFPRSKPGPASEMPASWHREELSIAFSEDDGRNWTKPVVIARQKGGQLSYPYLFERRPGELWIIVGFAFRKGWKDPLPLRLKLNEDEFIRAVKG